One window from the genome of Pedobacter schmidteae encodes:
- a CDS encoding DUF1080 domain-containing protein translates to MKWSDLKLGLIAFLALFAGKIATAQQLTAGQNLRLDDLSAFNNPGSNWSIAGKVISDSKVAAELKALKGTGVLLNSPGKNGTDLLTNAVYGNMVLELDYLMAKGSNSGIYLQGNYEIQLTDSWGKIKPLSSDNGGVYERWDDSRPEGQKGFEGYAPRQNASKAPGLWQHLKIVFQAPQFDGAGNKIGHAKLLAVELNGVLIHDQVVLFGPTRGAADKEKAVGPLRFQGDHGAVAFRNITISELPGAWLNGMQRGGERADPIYIEAPVNTMIRSFVDVRPGLRAVHAISVGSPNGLHYSYDLDHGSLLQGWHGGFIDATPMWDGRGDGTSRPNGAVTRFAEQLIPAVAQLANLQTAWPADTTGTGFRPKGYIMDQEDRPEFIYQTYGVQVNDAIKLAEDGKRLSRTVTVNKPDSKMLSSTFPKLYLLLAKSSDIEEITKGGYLVDGQSFYIQTDAADKPIIREIDGKKELIMPLGAKSTYYISF, encoded by the coding sequence ATGAAATGGAGTGATTTAAAATTAGGCTTGATTGCCTTTCTGGCACTATTTGCAGGGAAAATTGCTACGGCACAGCAGCTAACGGCGGGACAAAACCTTAGGCTGGACGACCTTTCGGCATTTAACAATCCAGGTAGTAACTGGAGTATTGCAGGAAAGGTTATTTCCGATTCAAAAGTCGCAGCTGAATTGAAAGCCCTGAAAGGGACGGGAGTTTTGTTGAATAGTCCAGGGAAAAATGGTACTGACCTGCTTACAAATGCTGTTTATGGAAATATGGTTCTGGAACTGGACTATCTGATGGCCAAGGGCTCAAATTCAGGGATTTACCTTCAAGGGAATTACGAAATTCAGCTGACAGATTCATGGGGCAAGATAAAACCACTCTCATCAGATAACGGAGGTGTTTATGAGCGATGGGACGATAGCAGGCCCGAAGGTCAGAAGGGTTTTGAAGGTTATGCTCCGCGGCAAAATGCAAGCAAGGCACCGGGACTGTGGCAGCACCTTAAAATTGTATTTCAGGCACCTCAGTTTGATGGTGCTGGAAATAAGATAGGCCATGCCAAATTACTTGCTGTAGAATTAAACGGAGTGCTTATTCATGACCAGGTAGTTCTTTTTGGTCCAACACGAGGGGCGGCCGATAAAGAAAAGGCGGTAGGACCGTTGCGCTTTCAGGGCGACCACGGAGCAGTAGCTTTCAGAAATATAACGATCTCGGAACTGCCCGGCGCCTGGCTTAACGGTATGCAAAGGGGCGGAGAAAGGGCGGATCCTATTTATATTGAGGCTCCTGTAAATACCATGATCCGTAGTTTTGTGGACGTGAGACCTGGCTTACGGGCAGTTCATGCCATTTCTGTAGGTAGTCCGAATGGCTTGCACTATAGTTATGATTTGGATCATGGCTCGCTTTTGCAGGGTTGGCATGGAGGCTTCATTGATGCCACGCCCATGTGGGATGGTAGGGGCGATGGTACCTCCAGACCCAATGGGGCAGTAACCCGGTTTGCAGAACAGCTGATCCCAGCTGTCGCACAGTTAGCCAATTTGCAGACAGCATGGCCTGCCGATACCACAGGTACTGGTTTCAGACCAAAGGGCTACATAATGGATCAGGAAGACAGACCCGAATTTATATACCAAACCTACGGGGTGCAGGTTAATGATGCCATAAAACTGGCTGAAGACGGTAAGAGGCTTTCCAGAACAGTTACTGTCAATAAGCCGGATTCAAAAATGCTTTCATCTACGTTTCCAAAGCTGTATCTATTGCTGGCAAAGTCATCTGATATAGAGGAGATCACTAAGGGGGGATATCTTGTAGATGGTCAGTCTTTTTACATTCAAACCGATGCTGCCGATAAGCCTATAATCAGGGAAATAGATGGCAAAAAGGAACTGATCATGCCGCTGGGAGCAAAATCAACATATTACATTTCATTCTAA
- a CDS encoding c-type cytochrome gives MKHTFKTLAILGLSLVYMIAEAQEAPKEDDYFKIVKVSVPEGPVLEVGGLVTLPNGDLGISTRRGDVFIVENPTGNRPYFRRFATGLHEILGLAYKDGALYVAQRGELTKLMDKNMDGKADVYETVYAWPLSGHYHEYSFGPKIGPDGSFFVTGNVAFGDEEWWRAESRVPMRGWAMNITDNGKMKPWATGMRSPAGLNVIDGQLYYTENQGDWIASGGLWKVNEGDFMGHPAGLAWTKRSDSPLKLSPEFFYSRLDERRIKDVNGRYIKPENRLNENFRTLFEMKKEFADLRLPSVWLPHGILGISSSEPVKIPKGTFGPFEGQILVGDQGMSIISRVFLEKVNGEEQGAAFMFRSGFRSGVLRMAWAQDGSLFVGETNRGWGSAGDANEGLERLVYNGKNPFEMKAVRAMPDGFEIEFTGPVDLKSASDLASYHVESFIYKYQPVYGSPPVNTEILNIKGVKVSADGLKVRIVVNDLRRYYIHAVNVNGVKAKQSLHPVLHPMAYYTLNNIPSGERLSINELSIENSAKPAAVTGGVGKKNQDGKKAITEKTIKAEGVALKEPVKAVSYAEVKGLLAKYTCVACHHPTKKQIGPAFLEIAKRKYSGEKILQLIHNPKPENWPGYATEMPPMPQVSKAEGLKIAAYINSLAN, from the coding sequence ATGAAACACACATTTAAAACGCTGGCGATACTGGGATTGAGCTTAGTTTACATGATTGCAGAAGCTCAGGAAGCGCCAAAAGAAGATGATTATTTTAAGATTGTAAAAGTTAGTGTGCCAGAGGGGCCGGTACTGGAAGTAGGCGGATTGGTTACATTACCTAATGGTGACCTTGGTATCTCTACCAGACGGGGTGATGTTTTTATTGTGGAAAATCCCACAGGAAACAGACCTTATTTCCGCAGGTTTGCAACAGGCTTACACGAAATATTAGGACTTGCCTATAAGGATGGAGCTCTTTATGTGGCGCAACGCGGAGAGCTGACCAAATTAATGGATAAGAATATGGATGGAAAGGCCGATGTTTATGAAACTGTCTATGCCTGGCCTCTTAGTGGACATTACCATGAGTATAGCTTTGGGCCTAAAATTGGGCCCGATGGGTCTTTCTTTGTGACGGGAAATGTAGCTTTTGGTGACGAGGAATGGTGGCGGGCAGAAAGCAGGGTGCCCATGCGAGGATGGGCGATGAATATTACCGATAATGGAAAAATGAAGCCCTGGGCTACGGGAATGCGTTCACCTGCGGGTTTAAACGTAATAGACGGTCAACTTTATTATACCGAAAACCAGGGCGACTGGATTGCGTCGGGCGGGTTATGGAAAGTTAACGAAGGTGATTTTATGGGGCATCCGGCCGGTTTGGCCTGGACAAAGAGATCGGACAGCCCTTTAAAGCTAAGTCCTGAGTTTTTTTACTCCAGATTGGATGAAAGGAGGATAAAGGATGTGAACGGTCGTTACATTAAACCCGAAAACCGTCTGAATGAGAATTTTAGGACCCTTTTTGAAATGAAAAAGGAATTTGCTGATCTTCGTTTACCGTCAGTATGGCTGCCCCATGGTATTCTTGGTATTTCGAGTTCCGAGCCTGTAAAAATTCCTAAGGGAACATTTGGCCCGTTTGAAGGGCAAATTTTAGTGGGTGACCAGGGGATGAGCATTATCTCGAGGGTTTTTCTAGAAAAGGTTAATGGTGAAGAGCAGGGAGCTGCATTTATGTTCCGAAGCGGTTTTCGTTCGGGGGTACTACGTATGGCCTGGGCACAGGACGGTTCCCTTTTTGTCGGGGAAACCAACAGGGGCTGGGGGTCGGCAGGTGATGCTAATGAAGGCCTCGAACGATTGGTATACAATGGGAAAAACCCATTTGAAATGAAAGCAGTAAGGGCGATGCCCGATGGTTTTGAAATAGAGTTTACAGGGCCTGTCGATTTGAAGTCAGCAAGTGACCTTGCATCTTACCATGTAGAGTCCTTTATTTATAAGTATCAGCCAGTGTATGGTTCTCCGCCGGTTAATACAGAAATTTTAAACATAAAAGGCGTTAAGGTGTCGGCAGACGGTTTAAAAGTTCGGATTGTAGTAAATGACCTGCGTAGGTATTATATCCATGCAGTTAATGTAAATGGGGTAAAAGCAAAACAAAGCCTTCATCCGGTATTGCACCCTATGGCGTATTATACGTTAAACAATATCCCCTCGGGAGAAAGACTGAGCATAAATGAGCTGAGTATAGAAAACTCTGCAAAACCAGCTGCGGTTACAGGAGGGGTGGGAAAAAAGAATCAGGATGGGAAAAAGGCAATCACAGAAAAGACCATTAAAGCAGAGGGTGTGGCCCTAAAGGAACCGGTTAAAGCAGTGAGCTATGCAGAGGTTAAGGGATTATTAGCCAAGTATACTTGTGTGGCTTGCCATCATCCAACAAAAAAACAGATAGGTCCTGCGTTTTTAGAGATCGCCAAACGAAAATATTCTGGGGAGAAAATTCTTCAGCTGATTCATAACCCGAAGCCTGAAAACTGGCCTGGTTATGCTACTGAAATGCCTCCGATGCCTCAGGTATCAAAAGCAGAAGGTTTAAAAATCGCCGCCTATATTAATTCATTGGCAAATTGA
- a CDS encoding RNA polymerase sigma factor, producing MTVYCNFPDAELLILLKERDETAFTEIYNRYWKVIYAHVYKMLRDEDDAKDVVQEVFGNLWIRAAAIKNNANVSGLLYVSARNKVFDLIEKNKVRSDYIGEIARFVSNPLSEKIDNIDEKRLIGILEREIQKLPPKMREIFELSRKEDLSHKEIAVRLSISEQTVKKQVQNALKVIKPKLNNMGISMAFLLLLR from the coding sequence ATGACTGTTTATTGTAATTTTCCGGATGCAGAGCTGCTCATCTTGTTAAAAGAACGAGACGAAACTGCATTTACCGAAATTTACAACAGGTACTGGAAAGTGATCTACGCACATGTTTACAAAATGCTTAGGGACGAGGATGATGCTAAAGATGTTGTTCAGGAAGTTTTTGGCAATTTATGGATCAGAGCGGCAGCCATTAAAAATAATGCGAATGTTTCCGGATTGCTGTATGTGTCGGCCAGAAATAAGGTGTTTGACCTGATCGAAAAAAATAAAGTGCGCAGCGATTATATTGGAGAAATTGCAAGATTTGTATCGAATCCTCTAAGCGAGAAGATCGATAACATTGATGAAAAACGGCTGATCGGGATACTGGAACGAGAGATACAGAAGTTGCCCCCAAAAATGAGGGAAATCTTTGAACTTAGTAGGAAAGAGGACCTCTCCCACAAGGAAATTGCTGTCCGTTTAAGCATTTCTGAGCAGACGGTAAAAAAACAAGTGCAAAATGCACTCAAGGTGATAAAGCCAAAGCTTAACAATATGGGAATCAGTATGGCATTTTTACTGCTTTTGCGGTAA
- a CDS encoding FecR family protein, translated as MNREEAKELVQKYNQGLVTAEEKTMLETWYMLHAESLSLKDGEIDFYRIDTELRARTFKYAGLKEQEDVVEIKHVKLWPRIAAVASIVFVIAAGLFYFVNSTQDGKRGLNLVKSNDIAPGSNKAILTLADGKQIVLTDAKNGALANEDDALIKKAADGQLIYQGGKGSKSAVLFNMITTPKGGQYTVWLSDGTKVVLNAASSLKYPTSFKGADRIVELSGEGYFEVAHNKLKPFKVISDGQTVEVLGTHFNINAYTDEPNVKTTLLEGSVNINGIVIKPNQQGILGASHQIIVKQVNAGDIVAWKDGLFKFDHTDIKTSMRQIARWYDVEVVYEGNVENEQFYGKIERSYTLSEVLKVLELSNIHFKIEGKKIIVTP; from the coding sequence ATGAACAGAGAAGAAGCAAAAGAATTAGTGCAAAAGTATAATCAGGGACTGGTAACGGCAGAGGAAAAAACGATGCTTGAAACCTGGTATATGCTGCATGCTGAGTCTTTGTCTCTGAAAGACGGAGAGATTGATTTTTATCGGATAGATACGGAATTAAGGGCCCGGACTTTTAAATATGCCGGATTGAAAGAACAAGAAGATGTCGTTGAAATAAAACATGTGAAGCTTTGGCCTCGTATTGCCGCTGTTGCATCAATTGTCTTTGTGATTGCGGCAGGCCTATTTTATTTTGTAAATAGCACACAGGATGGAAAGAGAGGTTTAAATCTGGTAAAAAGTAATGACATCGCACCAGGCTCCAATAAGGCAATACTAACGTTAGCAGATGGTAAACAAATTGTACTGACTGATGCAAAAAATGGCGCATTGGCCAATGAAGATGATGCGCTCATAAAAAAGGCTGCAGATGGGCAGCTGATATATCAAGGAGGTAAAGGATCTAAATCAGCTGTTTTGTTTAACATGATCACTACGCCCAAAGGAGGGCAGTATACGGTTTGGTTGTCGGATGGCACTAAAGTGGTTCTGAATGCGGCGTCATCGCTTAAGTATCCCACAAGCTTTAAAGGTGCTGATAGAATAGTTGAGTTAAGCGGGGAGGGCTATTTTGAGGTGGCACATAATAAGCTAAAGCCATTTAAGGTCATCAGTGATGGTCAGACGGTTGAGGTGCTTGGTACACATTTTAACATTAATGCTTATACAGACGAACCAAATGTTAAAACTACCCTTCTGGAAGGTAGTGTAAATATCAATGGAATTGTTATAAAACCAAATCAGCAAGGCATTCTGGGCGCGAGTCATCAGATTATTGTAAAACAAGTGAACGCCGGTGATATAGTAGCCTGGAAAGACGGCCTATTCAAGTTTGACCATACAGATATTAAAACATCAATGCGACAGATTGCCCGTTGGTATGATGTAGAAGTTGTGTATGAGGGAAATGTTGAAAATGAGCAATTCTATGGAAAAATTGAACGCAGCTATACCCTGTCTGAAGTATTAAAAGTGCTTGAGCTAAGTAATATTCATTTTAAAATTGAAGGGAAAAAAATTATAGTGACACCCTAA
- a CDS encoding SusC/RagA family TonB-linked outer membrane protein: MNLYSYAKVSRKPRGRLRKIIMVMKLIFFIITIACVQVSAIGYAQNVSMNQKDVMLTKVFSNIENQTGYSFFWKNADLTKIKIDVKLQNVSLEEALKEIFDGLPFTYSISKKSIVVQAKAPSLLDKITEVFKDTDVRGVVSDAKGEPLPGATVAVKDGKARTITNARGEFILKNVADDAIIQVSFMGYVTKEVPVGNRLLGIRLELSNSKLDEIQVMAYGKTSRRFSTGNITTVTAEEIAKQPVMNPLLALVGKVPGMTVTPNTGYASGTIKVEIRGRSTLSSNYPSDPLYIIDGVPLTYLDISGNSSYEAGSPGIIQNGSYTAGWGQSPLFNINPANISSIEVLKDADATAIYGSRGANGVILITTKKGKPGTGGISANVSQGVNVVTRYWDLLNTKDYVKMRKEAFKNDGITPTLLNAPDLIAWDTTRYTNWQKELWGNTGKITRVNLSIAGGNENTQFSISPGFGKTTDIMTNSGSDRSANLAFSITNSAFNKKLKTSFQGAYTFTDVNTNSTPSVATLAPNAPPIFDNIGQLNFKEWNEAGLPDSYPFGSLNALTYSKTSLMFGSLNIGYELFNGLQLSSLFGYNMSHNTAGGTSPISSQNPVNNPTGGMMVGTNDNQNWNIEPQLNYERAIAKGNLSVFLGATFSGSVASGQNTMGFGYEDDNLLGSIALAPFKMINDTYGQYKYAAVSGRISYKWDNKYFVNLSGRRDGSSRFGPGKRYGNFGALGVAWIASEESWVKNVLPSFMGFVKFRGSYGLTGSDGVGDYQYISQWSSQPGGTPLYPYGGITPLVSLHAVNPDYRWQVNKKLELAAEMGLFRDRITLNMMYYRNRCGNQLTSYPTPLYTGFGGVTANWPATVENSGWEFVLSSTLIAKPDFNWDLSLNGGSNKNILQNYPDLELSPYATQYVIGKSVNDKYLLHYIGIDPMTGQYAFEDRNGDGVINSNPTGKPGQGYDDRYIVINSDPKFSGSMENRFRYKNITLSFSLYYKNQMGVSAFHAGMPAGNVGNIPVEIFENRWQQPGQQAKYAALTTTSGGMNGLVTGSDLYYTDASYLRLQNVSFYYIVPDKVLKNKQLSFSLNAQNLWVFTKYKGIDPDTQNFMSMPSPKIITAGLNLSF, from the coding sequence ATGAATTTATACTCATATGCGAAAGTTTCCCGAAAGCCAAGGGGGCGACTGCGTAAAATCATTATGGTAATGAAACTGATTTTTTTCATAATCACCATCGCTTGTGTGCAGGTATCTGCAATTGGATACGCGCAAAATGTAAGCATGAATCAAAAAGATGTAATGCTTACCAAAGTTTTTTCTAATATAGAAAATCAGACTGGCTATAGTTTCTTTTGGAAGAACGCTGATCTGACCAAAATAAAAATTGATGTAAAACTTCAGAATGTTTCTCTGGAAGAAGCGCTGAAAGAGATTTTTGATGGGTTGCCATTCACATATTCCATATCTAAAAAGTCAATTGTGGTGCAGGCAAAGGCTCCGTCTTTACTAGATAAAATTACGGAGGTCTTTAAAGACACAGATGTTCGTGGTGTGGTATCCGATGCGAAAGGTGAGCCCCTTCCGGGAGCTACAGTTGCGGTTAAAGATGGTAAGGCCAGAACCATTACAAATGCCCGTGGTGAGTTTATTCTAAAAAACGTTGCAGATGATGCTATTATCCAGGTTTCCTTTATGGGCTATGTAACTAAAGAGGTACCTGTTGGAAACCGGTTATTGGGCATTAGACTTGAATTAAGTAATTCCAAATTAGATGAAATTCAGGTGATGGCCTACGGAAAAACCAGCCGTCGTTTTTCTACAGGAAACATTACTACGGTTACAGCAGAGGAAATAGCAAAACAACCGGTGATGAATCCATTGCTGGCATTGGTGGGGAAAGTACCAGGAATGACCGTAACGCCTAATACAGGGTATGCAAGTGGCACCATTAAAGTAGAAATTCGTGGTCGGAGTACCCTAAGTTCGAACTATCCTTCCGACCCCTTATATATTATTGATGGAGTGCCCCTTACTTATCTGGATATCAGTGGGAATTCCAGTTATGAAGCCGGCTCTCCGGGTATTATTCAAAACGGGTCTTATACTGCCGGATGGGGGCAAAGCCCTTTATTTAACATTAATCCTGCCAATATATCAAGTATTGAAGTGTTAAAGGATGCGGATGCTACAGCAATTTATGGTTCAAGGGGGGCGAATGGTGTGATTCTGATTACCACTAAAAAAGGGAAACCAGGAACTGGGGGCATATCGGCTAATGTTTCCCAGGGGGTTAATGTAGTTACCCGGTATTGGGATTTATTAAATACGAAAGATTATGTAAAAATGAGAAAAGAAGCATTTAAAAATGATGGGATAACACCTACCTTACTTAATGCACCTGATCTTATTGCCTGGGATACCACCCGTTATACCAACTGGCAAAAGGAGTTATGGGGAAATACAGGGAAAATTACCAGGGTTAATTTGAGTATTGCCGGTGGGAACGAAAATACCCAGTTCAGTATTAGTCCTGGCTTTGGAAAAACAACGGACATTATGACCAATAGTGGATCGGATAGAAGTGCAAACCTGGCATTTAGCATCACTAATTCCGCTTTCAACAAAAAGTTAAAAACCAGTTTTCAGGGAGCTTATACTTTTACAGATGTTAATACCAATTCGACACCTTCGGTAGCTACCCTGGCACCTAATGCACCTCCAATATTCGATAATATTGGACAGCTAAATTTTAAAGAATGGAATGAGGCGGGATTACCCGATTCCTATCCTTTTGGTTCGCTAAATGCTTTGACCTACTCCAAAACATCCTTGATGTTCGGCAGTTTGAATATTGGATATGAGTTATTTAACGGGCTTCAGCTGAGCAGTCTTTTTGGTTACAATATGAGCCACAATACTGCAGGAGGAACATCTCCGATTTCCTCACAAAATCCGGTAAACAACCCGACAGGTGGCATGATGGTGGGAACCAATGACAACCAGAACTGGAACATTGAACCACAACTGAATTATGAACGAGCTATTGCGAAAGGTAATTTATCTGTGTTTCTGGGCGCAACATTTTCTGGGAGCGTTGCATCTGGTCAGAACACGATGGGCTTTGGTTATGAGGATGACAACCTGCTAGGATCTATCGCACTTGCACCTTTTAAGATGATCAACGACACTTATGGGCAGTATAAATATGCTGCAGTATCGGGGCGAATTTCTTATAAATGGGACAATAAATATTTTGTTAATTTGAGTGGAAGAAGAGATGGGTCCTCACGTTTTGGTCCAGGAAAACGGTATGGAAATTTTGGTGCACTGGGGGTGGCGTGGATCGCGTCGGAGGAAAGCTGGGTTAAAAATGTACTGCCTTCATTTATGGGCTTTGTAAAATTCAGGGGAAGTTATGGGCTGACAGGCAGTGATGGTGTAGGCGACTACCAATATATTAGCCAATGGTCTAGCCAGCCAGGTGGCACACCCTTGTATCCCTATGGAGGAATTACTCCTTTGGTAAGTTTGCATGCGGTAAACCCGGACTATCGTTGGCAGGTCAATAAAAAGCTGGAGCTTGCAGCCGAAATGGGGCTTTTTAGAGATAGAATAACGTTAAACATGATGTATTATAGGAACCGCTGTGGTAACCAGCTCACCTCTTACCCAACGCCTCTTTATACGGGATTTGGTGGTGTAACAGCCAATTGGCCTGCTACTGTGGAGAATAGTGGTTGGGAGTTTGTCTTAAGCAGCACCCTAATTGCCAAACCGGATTTTAACTGGGATTTAAGTCTGAATGGTGGATCCAATAAAAATATCCTGCAGAATTACCCTGACCTTGAATTGTCTCCTTATGCAACTCAGTATGTGATCGGTAAATCCGTAAACGATAAGTATCTTTTGCATTATATCGGAATTGATCCGATGACGGGTCAATATGCTTTTGAAGATCGCAACGGAGATGGTGTAATTAATTCAAATCCAACAGGAAAACCAGGCCAGGGATACGACGATCGCTATATCGTGATCAACAGTGATCCGAAATTTAGTGGAAGTATGGAGAACAGGTTCAGATATAAAAATATAACGCTGAGTTTCTCTTTGTATTACAAAAATCAGATGGGTGTTAGCGCATTTCATGCTGGTATGCCTGCCGGAAATGTCGGAAATATACCAGTGGAAATTTTTGAAAACCGTTGGCAGCAACCGGGACAACAGGCTAAATATGCAGCATTGACCACTACTTCGGGTGGGATGAATGGATTGGTAACGGGGTCTGATCTGTACTATACCGATGCATCTTATCTGAGATTGCAGAATGTTTCATTTTATTATATAGTACCAGATAAGGTGTTGAAGAACAAGCAGCTTAGTTTTTCTTTAAATGCGCAAAACCTGTGGGTATTTACAAAATATAAAGGAATAGATCCTGATACACAGAACTTCATGTCAATGCCTTCTCCAAAAATTATTACCGCTGGACTTAACCTTTCATTTTAA
- a CDS encoding RagB/SusD family nutrient uptake outer membrane protein — protein MFNYHTIKVLLFVSVFLLVSCNKLLEIPEPKNSLTTEKVFNNEAQAKGAMAGVLTQMINVSAFSSFSAGLTNQLAMASSDELGVVLNPTDNYYRNALTAQDSQSNGIWNTAYQSIYGANGMIEGIAESKSPLLGERLRKELTAEAKFIRAFCYFYLVNTYGDVPLVLTINLAKNTNIERKAISEVYQQIINDLKEAADALPADYAAGNGERIRANKWAAKALLARVYLYTGDNGKAFAEASDVINQTSLYQLEMTDLNKVFLKNSSETIWQLQQSTQIDFSGNAIPESVYLMPNPLHTGTSSDLSASLLNAFDEGDLRKAAWIDSTDFVSGGNMIHSRFIYKYKTGRHNKVVNAAASEYYMVLRLAEMYLIRGEASVLNGAISAGIEDINVLRQRANVDLLPLTLGREAALTAVAKERQAELFGEWGHRWFDLKRTGKAEAVLSAIPAKQPWRGNYQLLYPIPKIELERNHFLKQNPNY, from the coding sequence ATGTTTAACTATCATACAATCAAAGTGTTGCTGTTTGTGTCAGTCTTTTTATTGGTTTCCTGTAATAAACTCCTTGAGATTCCCGAGCCTAAAAATAGCCTTACTACCGAAAAAGTATTTAACAATGAGGCACAAGCGAAGGGGGCAATGGCCGGAGTACTTACACAAATGATCAATGTCAGCGCATTTAGTTCTTTTAGTGCCGGTCTTACTAATCAGCTGGCCATGGCATCGTCCGACGAATTAGGAGTAGTATTAAATCCAACAGATAACTATTATAGAAATGCCCTCACTGCTCAGGACAGCCAGAGTAACGGGATTTGGAATACTGCTTATCAATCCATATATGGAGCCAATGGTATGATAGAAGGTATTGCTGAATCAAAATCGCCGTTATTGGGCGAACGGCTTAGAAAAGAACTGACGGCAGAGGCTAAGTTTATCCGTGCTTTTTGTTATTTCTATCTTGTCAATACCTATGGGGATGTTCCGTTGGTTTTGACCATTAACCTGGCAAAAAATACAAATATAGAGCGTAAGGCAATTAGTGAAGTATACCAACAGATCATCAATGACCTTAAAGAAGCGGCAGATGCATTACCGGCTGATTATGCTGCAGGTAACGGCGAAAGGATCAGGGCTAATAAGTGGGCCGCAAAAGCCTTATTGGCCAGGGTTTATCTGTATACCGGCGATAATGGGAAAGCCTTTGCAGAAGCATCGGACGTAATTAACCAGACTAGTCTTTATCAGTTGGAGATGACTGATCTGAACAAGGTATTTTTGAAAAATAGTTCGGAAACAATCTGGCAATTGCAGCAAAGCACGCAAATAGATTTTTCTGGGAATGCTATTCCGGAGTCTGTTTATCTAATGCCAAATCCACTACATACGGGGACGTCTAGTGACCTTTCTGCCAGTTTGCTTAACGCCTTTGACGAAGGGGATCTTCGCAAAGCTGCCTGGATAGACAGTACAGATTTCGTTTCGGGAGGTAATATGATCCATTCGAGATTTATTTATAAATATAAAACAGGTCGGCATAATAAAGTTGTTAACGCTGCTGCCTCCGAGTACTATATGGTATTGAGACTTGCTGAAATGTATTTGATAAGAGGTGAGGCAAGCGTATTGAATGGGGCTATCAGCGCTGGTATTGAGGATATCAACGTTTTACGCCAACGTGCCAATGTAGACCTTTTGCCTTTAACATTGGGAAGAGAAGCAGCTCTGACCGCTGTTGCGAAGGAAAGGCAGGCGGAACTTTTTGGGGAGTGGGGACATCGTTGGTTTGATCTGAAAAGAACAGGAAAAGCAGAAGCCGTACTTTCTGCAATTCCGGCCAAGCAGCCCTGGAGAGGAAATTATCAATTGTTATATCCTATTCCAAAAATTGAACTGGAAAGAAATCATTTTCTTAAACAAAACCCAAATTATTAG
- a CDS encoding ABC transporter ATP-binding protein: MEPIVRISGLSHRYSTSWAIRDINIDIPRSGIVGLLGSNGAGKSTTMNILCGVLTPTTGSVVINGIDLSKEPERAKQEIGFLPQTPPLYMDLTVDEYLVHTAILRSVEKKQLKRALEDVKERCGLTHISKRLIKNLSGGYKQRVGIAQAIIHQPKLVVFDEPTNGLDPNQIIEVRGLIKDIATERAVILSTHILTEVQYLCKDIVMIENGRIVFADTMEAFDNYIAPHSMMVVMENAPPTETLLRIEGVIRVETLTERQFRIYFNGDRSISEMVVLESAKQGWRLRELNMEKNSLDETFAQLSRISN; encoded by the coding sequence ATGGAACCAATTGTTCGTATCAGCGGACTGTCGCATCGTTACAGTACCAGCTGGGCTATCAGAGACATCAATATTGACATCCCACGGAGTGGCATCGTAGGATTGCTGGGCTCCAATGGCGCAGGAAAATCCACTACTATGAATATTCTATGTGGTGTACTGACACCAACAACGGGATCAGTGGTCATCAATGGTATTGATCTGAGTAAAGAACCAGAGCGGGCGAAGCAGGAAATTGGATTTTTACCACAAACGCCACCCTTGTACATGGATTTAACTGTAGATGAATATCTGGTACATACCGCTATTTTGCGTTCGGTAGAAAAAAAGCAATTGAAGCGGGCACTCGAAGACGTAAAAGAACGTTGTGGCCTCACACACATCAGCAAAAGGCTGATTAAGAATCTGTCCGGGGGGTATAAACAACGGGTGGGTATTGCTCAGGCCATTATTCACCAACCCAAACTTGTAGTGTTTGACGAGCCAACCAATGGTCTTGATCCAAATCAAATTATTGAAGTGCGCGGTTTGATTAAAGATATTGCTACCGAACGGGCAGTGATACTCTCTACCCATATTCTAACTGAGGTACAATACCTGTGCAAGGATATCGTAATGATTGAAAACGGAAGGATTGTGTTTGCCGACACCATGGAAGCTTTCGACAATTATATCGCTCCACATAGTATGATGGTTGTGATGGAAAATGCACCTCCTACAGAAACCTTGCTCAGAATAGAAGGGGTGATAAGAGTAGAAACACTGACCGAAAGACAATTTCGAATTTACTTTAACGGCGATCGAAGTATTTCTGAGATGGTTGTCCTGGAAAGTGCAAAACAAGGTTGGCGGTTGCGCGAGCTGAATATGGAAAAGAACTCTTTAGATGAAACTTTTGCCCAATTATCCAGAATCTCTAATTAG